In the genome of uncultured Fibrobacter sp., the window TGCAGCAATTCGGCAACCGAAACGACTGTATATCATAACGACGATATCGCCGTCCTGGAATCTGGCAAAAAACTAAAAAAACAAACATGCGATTCATTGAACATGGGCGAATTGCTCTATGTTATTGATTCTACAGACATGTATCTCTGTGATGGAAAGAAATGGGTTTCCTTGAAAGGTGCTGCCGGTAAGCAGGGCGAAAAAGGAAAAGACGGCGAAAAGGGCGATACCGGTTCTAAGGGTGATGATGGCGAAAGTCTTATGGGAAATCCTGGAATTCAAGGTCCGAAGGGTGATGATGGTGTCGCGGGGACTAGCTGTAAGATAATCAGTGATGAAGATGGCGTCGTCGTTATCAAGTGCGGTGAAGATGAAGACGCTGATTCTACAAAGATTTATAAATCTATATGTGGTTATACGCCGTTTGATCCGGAAAAGGCAGCTTGCTTTAATGGTGAGCTTTATTCTTGTAATGGCAAACCGTACAATCCTAAAAATTATTTGTGCGACGCCAGAGATAATCAGATGTACAAGGTCGTGACAATTGGCTCGTTTATGTGGATGGCTGAAAACTTGAACTATGATTATAATATCGAAACTGCCAAGAGCTATTGCTATGATGATGAACCCGCGAATTGCGAGAAGTATGGTCGCTTGTATACATGGGCTGCAGCAATGGATAGTGCAGCCAAGTTTAGTGACGATTGCAAAGGTTGCGGTGATAATGGAAGTGATGCTGCGCTAGTATCTGCGTCTACATGGACAGCCCGAGGAGTTTGTCCCGAAGGATGGTTTATGCCTTTGAATACCAATTGGTCTGATTTGGTTGAAGCATCTGGAATAGATGAATCTCTCATAGGAAATGCTCTTAAATCAAAAAATGGTTGGAGTGCGGACGGAAATGGTTCCGATTATTTAGGAATGACCATCTTGCCGGCAGGATATAGAGACATTGATGGTAAATATTTATCAAAGGGTGATTCTGCGATTTTATGGTCTGCTACGAATTATACTAATGGTTATAGCGCTTTGAGAACTCTTTTGGAAACATCGTCTTCAAAAATGGCGTGGAAAAGTCGTTCTGATATTGATCGTAAAGGAAATGCTTTTTCCGTACGTTGTTTCAAGGCCCTCTAGAATTAATGTGAGTGTTTTATGTATCAAAAGAATCGTATTTACTTGGGCTTGATTGTATCTGCTTTGTTATTTGCAGCTTGTGCTGATGACGAAAGCAGTTATTTCGATGTTTATGATGATGTCAATCAGGTTCTTGATTCTGGAAAAAAATTAAGTTCGGTAAGTTGCGATTCAACATCTATCGGCAAAAAAATATTCGTCATTGATTCCGCAGCCACCTTTTTTTGTGATGGTCGCGATTGGATTTTGCTGAAAGGTAGCGACGGCGATCAGGGTCCTGTTGGTTCGGAAGGAAAAAAGGGCGCAACAGGTGATAAAGGCGTTGCTGGCGACTCTGCTCAATTCACAGGGGATACTGGCCCTGATGGAGAGAAAGGAGAAAGAGGTGATTCCTCGAATGTCAATTGCGGAATTGCTAGAGACTCCGCAGGTGTAGTTGTATTTAAATGTTCCGATGGAAAGGAATCAAAAATATATACGGCATTATGTGGTGATTCCGCCTATGATCCTATGGATTATTTTTGCCTTAATGGATCGCTTTACAGCAATGCAGAGTATTTCTTGGATGCCCGAGACAATCAAGTGTACCGCTATGCCGTTTTGGGTCGGGGGGATTCAGCCAGAACATGGATGTTGGAAAATTTGAATTATGAACTGAATGACGGCGAACAGAGTTGGTGTTATAAGAATTCGTCATTAAATTGCAAAAAGTATGGACGCCTTTATACATGGGCTGCCGTACTCAACAAACCTGAAGAAGAATGTGGGTATGGTCAAAAATGCAATGTGGCTAACCCGTTCAAAGGAATTTGTCCTGAAGGCTGGCATGTTTCTACGAAAGAAGAATGGAAAATGCTATTCAAGTTAGAAAAGGAAGAAAAGACTGCCGGACAAATGTTACGTGCCACTACGGGGTGGAAACGAGGCTGGACAGGAACGGATGAACTTGGATTTAGTGTTTATCCGGGTGGCATTTACGAAGAATCTAATTTTTATGGAGAAGGTTCTAGAACCCTATTTTGGACATCGAATTTTATTGATAAATTCTCTGCGCAATCTTATGGCATGACATTTGACAACAAAGATGTTACCTATGATGCAGTGGACAAGGACTTAGGACTAGCCCTCCGTTGTGTAAAGGACGCTTTTTAATTGTCTTACCACCAGAGTTTTAGGCGTAAGTAGTCAATCGCCTGGTGGCTCAAAATCCACCAAAGTGTCTTTTTGCCGGCGTAAATCTTGGCAATACCTGTCATACCAGGGCGGAACCACCCTGGTATTTTTTCGTTGAATTCCCCACGAACAGGGAAGGTGTTTTCTTGATCCTTAACTGTTGCGGTGGGATTGATTCTCTCTGAACGGAATCCAAAGGTTTGTTCAGGACGGCTCTTTACGGCGAGAAGTCCGTCACTACCGATGCTAATATTTTCAATTTCAACTTCGTTGACATCCACTTCTACGTAGATGTTTTCAATAAGTGCCATCTGAATAAGTTCGGAACCTTGCTTTACAGGTGCACCAAGTTTTTTTTGCAAATCGCCTTCGATAATAATGGCGCTATCAACGGTTGCAAGAATTTCAGATTTAGAAAGCTTGTAACGTACGGTTTTCAGCTTTGCTTGGGTTTGCGATAACCTAGCTTGATGAATTCGCATGTCTGCGAGTTGGTGTTCAGCCTGTGCTTTTTGAATCTCGCTACGGTTGTTCTGTTCCTCGGCCAAAAGGTTTGCTTCTTCAAGTCTTAACTCTTTTTGGTCTAGTCTCAAGAGCATTTGTTCCTTGTATACAATGTCACCTGGTTTTACAGATACACTGTCTATATAACCGTCGAAGGGGGCTGTTAGGTAGATAATTTTATCTGTTTTTAGAATGGCTGGTGAATTGACTTTATATTGGAGTGGCACCAGCGTAGCAAATAAGATGAATCCGATAGCGAGAATCCCGAAGAATTTTGCCCAAGTGTGCTCAAAACCGAGTAATTTACTGAGCTGCTTTCGTGTGTTTCTTGCAAATCGTGCACCGAACCAGTTGCTTTTCTGATAGAGTTCCTTGAGTCGGGTTCCAGTAAGAGATGCAACAAGGTGTATTTCTGTGGCGTCAATGTCGCTGAAAGGCTGTTTGGATCTTTCGCAGGTGACAACTCCGATGGTTTCATCGCCACTACGGACAGGGACGGATAGCAGATAGTCGGCGTTGTAAG includes:
- a CDS encoding FISUMP domain-containing protein, whose translation is MKKKFFCCELIGLAGMLFFVACSNSATETTVYHNDDIAVLESGKKLKKQTCDSLNMGELLYVIDSTDMYLCDGKKWVSLKGAAGKQGEKGKDGEKGDTGSKGDDGESLMGNPGIQGPKGDDGVAGTSCKIISDEDGVVVIKCGEDEDADSTKIYKSICGYTPFDPEKAACFNGELYSCNGKPYNPKNYLCDARDNQMYKVVTIGSFMWMAENLNYDYNIETAKSYCYDDEPANCEKYGRLYTWAAAMDSAAKFSDDCKGCGDNGSDAALVSASTWTARGVCPEGWFMPLNTNWSDLVEASGIDESLIGNALKSKNGWSADGNGSDYLGMTILPAGYRDIDGKYLSKGDSAILWSATNYTNGYSALRTLLETSSSKMAWKSRSDIDRKGNAFSVRCFKAL
- a CDS encoding FISUMP domain-containing protein translates to MYQKNRIYLGLIVSALLFAACADDESSYFDVYDDVNQVLDSGKKLSSVSCDSTSIGKKIFVIDSAATFFCDGRDWILLKGSDGDQGPVGSEGKKGATGDKGVAGDSAQFTGDTGPDGEKGERGDSSNVNCGIARDSAGVVVFKCSDGKESKIYTALCGDSAYDPMDYFCLNGSLYSNAEYFLDARDNQVYRYAVLGRGDSARTWMLENLNYELNDGEQSWCYKNSSLNCKKYGRLYTWAAVLNKPEEECGYGQKCNVANPFKGICPEGWHVSTKEEWKMLFKLEKEEKTAGQMLRATTGWKRGWTGTDELGFSVYPGGIYEESNFYGEGSRTLFWTSNFIDKFSAQSYGMTFDNKDVTYDAVDKDLGLALRCVKDAF
- a CDS encoding efflux RND transporter periplasmic adaptor subunit, encoding MNSSNKKIVQLTSVLDMARKVNEADKFKTAGLALTGELADKLHAERVCLGWLKHDYIQIKSISHTDRFEKKMQIIQDLEAAMEEAYEQDAAILLPSPDNSNLSVRAHERYRKTYNADYLLSVPVRSGDETIGVVTCERSKQPFSDIDATEIHLVASLTGTRLKELYQKSNWFGARFARNTRKQLSKLLGFEHTWAKFFGILAIGFILFATLVPLQYKVNSPAILKTDKIIYLTAPFDGYIDSVSVKPGDIVYKEQMLLRLDQKELRLEEANLLAEEQNNRSEIQKAQAEHQLADMRIHQARLSQTQAKLKTVRYKLSKSEILATVDSAIIIEGDLQKKLGAPVKQGSELIQMALIENIYVEVDVNEVEIENISIGSDGLLAVKSRPEQTFGFRSERINPTATVKDQENTFPVRGEFNEKIPGWFRPGMTGIAKIYAGKKTLWWILSHQAIDYLRLKLWW